The Betaproteobacteria bacterium genome has a segment encoding these proteins:
- a CDS encoding DUF2244 domain-containing protein: MNPVDAGQCAEYLLVAHRNDSLSRSDRHRVFCFIFGVSILIALAFTAMGAWPVLPFAGLEMAVLYAAFRYVDRHASDYECLEIDGDRVRIEIREGSDVQRVELNRHWAQVVMHEKAGRRRLALRSHGREVEFGRHLTNDERERVGRELAQQLGKAL, translated from the coding sequence ATGAATCCGGTCGATGCAGGGCAGTGTGCGGAATACCTGCTCGTTGCCCATCGCAACGATTCACTGTCGCGTTCGGATCGGCATCGGGTTTTCTGCTTTATTTTCGGGGTTTCGATTCTCATCGCGCTTGCTTTCACCGCGATGGGTGCGTGGCCTGTGCTCCCATTTGCAGGGCTTGAGATGGCGGTGCTGTACGCCGCCTTCCGCTACGTCGATCGCCATGCCTCGGACTACGAGTGTCTCGAGATCGACGGGGACCGCGTGCGCATCGAGATCCGCGAGGGATCCGATGTGCAACGGGTGGAACTGAACCGCCACTGGGCGCAGGTCGTGATGCACGAGAAGGCAGGGCGGCGACGGCTCGCGCTGCGCTCGCACGGACGCGAAGTGGAGTTCGGTCGCCACCTCACGAACGATGAGCGCGAGCGCGTCGGACGCGAACTCGCGCAGCAACTCGGCAAGGCTTTGTGA
- the coxB gene encoding cytochrome c oxidase subunit II: MKRTSVAGMAALAASGVAHAQFGLQSPESPIAQQIYDLHSLIFGICVVVFIAVFSVMFYSIFYHRKSLGAKPASFHENTTVEVIWTIVPFVILVGMAVPATRTVLAMKDTSDAEMTIKVTGYQWKWGYDYLKGDGEGISFYSNLATPYAQIHNEAPKGPEYLLEVDNPLVVPAGKKIRVLTTANDVIHSFWVGALGFKQDAIPGFVRDTWFYAKNSGIYRGQCVELCGKDHGFMPIVIHVMEDGDYKQWVAAKKKEIEASRIDPNKTYTLTELKAQGEKVYQGNCAACHQASGMGVPGAFPALSGSKVATGPVADQIKLVLNGKQGTAMASFKQLSDIEIAAVVTYERNSWANQTGDVVQAADVKALRGGTVALK; the protein is encoded by the coding sequence ATGAAGCGAACGAGTGTGGCGGGCATGGCTGCGTTGGCTGCGTCGGGTGTCGCACACGCACAGTTCGGGCTGCAGAGTCCCGAATCCCCCATTGCGCAGCAGATCTACGACCTGCACTCGCTCATCTTCGGCATCTGCGTGGTCGTCTTCATCGCTGTCTTCAGCGTGATGTTCTACTCGATCTTCTACCACCGGAAGTCGCTCGGTGCGAAGCCTGCCTCCTTCCATGAGAACACGACGGTCGAAGTCATCTGGACCATCGTTCCCTTCGTCATTCTGGTCGGCATGGCGGTCCCGGCGACGCGCACCGTGCTCGCCATGAAGGACACGTCGGACGCCGAGATGACCATCAAGGTCACCGGCTACCAGTGGAAGTGGGGATACGACTATCTCAAGGGCGACGGCGAGGGCATCAGCTTCTACAGCAATCTCGCCACCCCGTACGCGCAGATCCACAACGAAGCACCCAAGGGTCCGGAATATCTGCTGGAAGTCGACAACCCGCTGGTGGTTCCCGCCGGCAAGAAGATCCGCGTGCTGACGACGGCCAACGACGTCATCCATTCCTTCTGGGTGGGCGCGCTCGGCTTCAAGCAGGATGCGATTCCCGGGTTCGTGCGCGACACCTGGTTCTACGCCAAGAATTCCGGCATCTATCGCGGCCAGTGCGTCGAACTCTGTGGCAAGGATCACGGCTTCATGCCGATCGTGATCCACGTCATGGAAGATGGCGACTACAAGCAGTGGGTCGCGGCCAAGAAGAAGGAGATCGAGGCTTCACGCATCGATCCGAACAAGACCTACACCCTGACGGAGCTCAAGGCGCAGGGCGAGAAGGTGTACCAGGGCAACTGTGCTGCCTGTCACCAGGCGAGCGGCATGGGCGTGCCGGGGGCCTTCCCGGCGCTCTCGGGTTCGAAGGTGGCCACCGGCCCGGTCGCCGACCAGATCAAGCTCGTGCTGAACGGCAAGCAGGGCACGGCAATGGCCTCGTTCAAGCAGCTCTCGGACATCGAGATCGCGGCCGTCGTGACCTACGAGCGCAACAGCTGGGCGAACCAGACGGGTGACGTCGTCCAGGCCGCCGACGTGAAGGCGCTGCGCGGCGGGACGGTGGCCTTGAAGTAG
- a CDS encoding cytochrome c oxidase assembly protein, with the protein MSAVASENIVTLRKLVVAAVAMFGFGFLLVPFYNKICEVAGLNRVVERDEVVNTQVDTSRFLTIEFDANARNDLPWRFAPLERSVRIHPGALTQITYEVRNDAAVPVVLQAIPSYGPQYAAQYFRKLDCFCFKQQRLAPGEVRQMPVVFVIDPKAPADLGTVTLSYTFFEVEGTTGGKSAAVPVGERG; encoded by the coding sequence ATGAGCGCTGTCGCCAGCGAGAACATCGTCACGCTGCGCAAGCTCGTCGTCGCGGCGGTGGCGATGTTCGGCTTCGGCTTCCTGCTGGTGCCGTTCTACAACAAGATCTGCGAGGTGGCCGGTCTGAACCGGGTGGTTGAGCGCGACGAAGTGGTCAACACGCAGGTCGACACCTCGCGCTTCCTGACGATCGAGTTCGACGCGAACGCGCGCAACGACCTGCCGTGGAGGTTTGCGCCACTCGAGCGCAGCGTGCGCATTCATCCTGGCGCACTGACGCAGATCACCTACGAAGTGCGGAACGATGCGGCGGTGCCGGTGGTGCTGCAGGCGATACCCAGCTACGGGCCGCAATACGCGGCACAGTATTTCAGGAAGCTCGACTGCTTCTGCTTCAAGCAGCAGCGGCTCGCGCCCGGTGAAGTGCGACAGATGCCCGTGGTGTTCGTCATCGACCCGAAAGCGCCCGCCGATCTAGGCACGGTGACGTTGAGTTACACCTTCTTCGAGGTCGAAGGGACGACCGGGGGCAAGTCGGCAGCGGTGCCCGTCGGCGAACGCGGGTGA
- a CDS encoding DUF2970 domain-containing protein yields MKPEDGQSREPRKAGPLAAAKAVFWAFFGVRRRGDHAQDMVSLTPLQVIVTGIIAGVLFVLSLVLLVGWITR; encoded by the coding sequence GTGAAGCCGGAGGACGGGCAGTCGCGGGAACCGCGAAAGGCGGGTCCGCTGGCGGCCGCGAAGGCGGTGTTCTGGGCGTTCTTCGGGGTGCGTCGGCGCGGCGATCACGCGCAGGACATGGTGAGCCTCACCCCGCTGCAGGTGATCGTCACCGGGATCATCGCCGGGGTGCTGTTCGTGTTGAGTTTGGTGCTGCTCGTCGGCTGGATCACCCGATAG
- the ctaD gene encoding cytochrome c oxidase subunit I, with product MAAVPGSVHDHSHDHDHAHHPTGIMRWVTTTNHKDIGTMYLWFSFAMFFVGGLLAFGIRAELFQPGLQFWQPEFFNQLTTLHGIIMVFGAIMPAFVGFANWQVPLMIGAPDMAFARMNNWSFWLLPPAAILLITSFFVPGGATAAGWTLYAPLTVQMGPGMDLAIFAIHIMGVSSIMGSINIITTILNMRAPGMTLMKMPLFCWTWLITAYLLIAVMPVLAGAVTMTLTDRHFDTHFFNAAGGGDPVLYQHIFWFFGHPEVYIMILPAFGIVSEIIPTFARKPLFGYSSMVYATSSIAILSFIVWAHHMFTVGMPAAGQLFFMYATALIAVPTGVKVFNWLATMWKGSMTFETPMLFAIGFIFVFSMGGFTGLILSIAPVDIQLHDTYYVVAHFHYVLVAGSLFAIFGGTYYWLPKWTGHMYDEKLGKLHFWLSIIFFNLTFFVMHFLGLAGMPRRIPDYSIQFADFNMVASIGAFGFGLSQLIFLRVVVKCIRGGAKAPASPWEGAHGLEWTVPSPAPYHTFETPPVVK from the coding sequence ATGGCAGCCGTACCCGGTAGCGTGCACGACCACAGCCACGATCACGATCACGCGCATCATCCGACCGGGATCATGCGCTGGGTGACGACGACCAACCACAAGGACATCGGCACCATGTACCTGTGGTTCAGCTTCGCCATGTTCTTCGTCGGTGGTCTGCTCGCCTTCGGCATTCGCGCCGAACTCTTCCAGCCGGGTCTGCAGTTCTGGCAGCCGGAGTTCTTCAATCAGCTCACCACGCTGCACGGCATCATCATGGTGTTCGGGGCGATCATGCCGGCGTTCGTGGGCTTCGCGAACTGGCAGGTGCCGCTCATGATCGGCGCGCCCGACATGGCGTTCGCGCGCATGAACAACTGGAGCTTCTGGCTGCTGCCGCCGGCCGCCATACTCCTCATCACCTCGTTCTTCGTTCCCGGTGGCGCGACCGCTGCTGGCTGGACGCTGTATGCGCCGCTCACCGTGCAGATGGGCCCGGGGATGGATCTCGCGATCTTCGCCATCCACATCATGGGCGTCTCCTCGATCATGGGGTCGATCAACATCATCACCACGATCCTGAACATGCGCGCCCCAGGCATGACGCTCATGAAGATGCCGCTCTTCTGCTGGACATGGCTGATCACGGCCTATCTCTTGATCGCGGTGATGCCGGTGCTCGCCGGTGCGGTGACGATGACGCTCACCGACCGCCACTTCGATACGCACTTCTTCAATGCGGCCGGCGGCGGCGATCCGGTGCTGTATCAGCACATCTTCTGGTTCTTCGGGCATCCCGAGGTGTACATCATGATCCTGCCGGCGTTCGGCATCGTCTCGGAGATCATCCCGACGTTCGCGCGGAAGCCCTTGTTCGGCTACTCGTCGATGGTGTATGCGACTTCCTCGATCGCGATCCTGTCCTTCATCGTGTGGGCGCATCACATGTTCACCGTCGGCATGCCGGCGGCCGGTCAGCTCTTCTTCATGTACGCCACTGCGCTGATCGCGGTGCCGACCGGGGTGAAGGTGTTCAACTGGCTTGCCACCATGTGGAAGGGGTCGATGACGTTCGAGACGCCGATGCTCTTCGCGATCGGCTTCATCTTCGTCTTCTCCATGGGCGGCTTCACCGGCCTCATCCTCTCCATCGCGCCGGTGGACATCCAGCTTCACGACACCTACTACGTCGTCGCGCACTTCCACTACGTGCTGGTGGCGGGCTCGCTCTTCGCCATCTTCGGCGGCACGTACTACTGGCTGCCGAAATGGACCGGCCACATGTACGACGAAAAGCTCGGCAAGCTGCACTTCTGGCTTTCCATCATCTTCTTCAACCTGACCTTCTTCGTCATGCACTTCCTCGGGCTCGCCGGCATGCCGCGACGCATCCCGGACTATTCGATCCAGTTCGCCGACTTCAACATGGTCGCCTCGATCGGCGCGTTCGGGTTCGGGCTCTCGCAGCTCATCTTCCTGCGGGTCGTCGTGAAGTGCATCCGCGGCGGCGCCAAGGCGCCGGCAAGCCCGTGGGAAGGGGCACACGGTCTCGAATGGACGGTGCCTTCGCCCGCGCCGTACCACACCTTCGAGACGCCGCCGGTGGTGAAGTAA